A single genomic interval of Pieris brassicae chromosome 14, ilPieBrab1.1, whole genome shotgun sequence harbors:
- the LOC123718174 gene encoding 39S ribosomal protein L43, mitochondrial, whose translation MSNSNLFMKTGFVRAPLQNGVGRYVCQLQRIVFKFCKSHGGSRGLRDFIEQDLVDFAKNNPSVVVYLKPRRHRSAVVVGEYLNGDRVWMSVNQKTHSEITKWIENLRTQQGNLSEIRLRKYQYTDHPSIQGPWTPFTFKNPELNLAELPNVKFGENNRLPISATEQLRLMFEKQKLSDVKTAE comes from the exons ATGTcgaatagtaatttatttatgaagacAGGATTTGTTAGAGCTCCCCTACAAAATGGTGTTGGCCGCTATGTGTGTCAGCTTCAaagaatagtttttaaattttgcaaaAGCCACGGCGGTAGCCGGGGTTTAAG aGACTTCATAGAACAAGACTTAGTGGACTTTGCCAAGAACAATCCAAGTGTAGTTGTGTATTTGAAGCCTCGTAGACATAGATCAGCTGTTGTTGTTGGTGAATATT taaatGGAGACAGAGTGTGGATGTCCGTTAACCAAAAAACTCATTCAGAAATTACAAAATGGATAGAAAATCTCCGCACCCAACAAGGCAATTTGTCAGAAATACGCCTCCGTAAATATCAATATACTGATCACCCTTCGATACAAGGGCCATGGACGCCATTTACATTCAAAAACCCAGAATTGAATCTTGCGGAATTGCCCAATGTGAAATTTGGTGAAAATAATCGTTTGCCTATTTCTGCTACTGAACAGTTGAGATTGATGTTTGAAAAGCAAAAGTTGAGTGATGTTAAAACTGCAGAATAA
- the LOC123718205 gene encoding uncharacterized protein LOC123718205, giving the protein MSDTEEPAAKMTKIETSCQGTDDELDEGQEEWLSEGILTDDDGTTMADQNNQTNESLDVTKLADESMQNEDTQIVQTQHETSTTKAEDIEQALDSMEGTSQNSEIPEALGTFLVRKKKHEAKEESDLDESIQQSDDDGHSTDELLRMLGEDDQKTKTKELTKKARAERHEDTSDDDDVFKQAENIREVRVSRSVLNRKVPTKAEPEDMSDVDDTYDVRQQSETQSMKYTLKTEVTSDREGDSYDSSEEVTTMKRIFGMAKERASKVAAETTGKAGVIRPSITVTKKAVIVDKSRGKPQLKTITREVQSIIKKPTFSREITQPIKEELQYTEEYLDEDMEELSQLESKPKFQDIMKPEVMDEEVPSDCDTNVSEDDSLFDDFQSSDSEDVDEWFTLDIRDEKAGDYIPLLGSKALKLLSEEKERVETRLTNLKVSLSALAKTGKQQTDQLKKATATLSELDAALKAS; this is encoded by the exons ATGTCGGACACTGAAGAACCAGCAGCTAAAATGACTAAGATCGAG ACTTCTTGTCAAGGCACAGATGATGAGTTAGATGAGGGACAAGAGGAATGGCTCAGTGAAGGGATTCTCACTGATGATGATGGAACTACTATG GCCGACCAAAATAACCAAACAAATGAAAGTTTAGATGTTACAAAATTAGCAGATGAATCAATGCAGAATGAAGATACCCAAATAGTTCAGACACAACACGAAACAAGCACAACAAAAGCTGAAGATATTGAACAAGCCTTAGATAGTATGGAAGGTACAAGTCAG AACTCTGAGATACCCGAAGCGCTAGGTACATTCCTAGTTCGCAAGAAAAAGCATGAAGCGAAAGAAGAGAGTGACTTAGATGAATCAATACAACAATCTGATGATGACGGACATTCCACTGATGAATTGTTG AGAATGCTTGGTGAAGATGATCAAAAGACAAAGACCAAAGAGCTGACAAAGAAAGCGAGAGCAGAAAGACATGAAGATACAAGTGATGATGACGATGTATTCAAG CAAGCAGAGAACATAAGAGAAGTGCGCGTGTCGAGAAGTGTTTTAAACAGGAAGGTACCCACAAAGGCGGAGCCCGAGGATATGAGTGACGTGGATGATACCTACGATGTAAGACAG CAAAGCGAGACCCAATCTATGAAATACACACTTAAGACCGAAGTGACAAGTGACAGAGAGGGTGACAGTTATGAC TCATCGGAAGAGGTGACAACAATGAAGCGAATATTCGGTATGGCGAAGGAGAGAGCCAGCAAAGTTGCAGCGGAAACTACGGGCAAGGCCGGCGTCATCAGGCCCTCCATAACAGTCACCAAGAAGGCTGTCATCGTTGACAAGAGTCGAG GTAAACCACAGTTAAAAACGATAACACGTGAAGTCCAAAGTATAATCAAAAAACCAACTTTCTCCAGGGAGATCACGCAGCCGATCAAagaagaattacaatatactGAAGAATATCTGGATGAAGATATGGAG GAGTTATCTCAATTGGAAAGTAAACCGAAATTCCAAGATATAATGAAACCGGAAGTAATGGACGAGGAAGTGCCTTCCGATTGTGATACGAACGTGTCCGAGGACGACTCGTTGTTTGAT GATTTTCAGTCATCGGACTCGGAAGACGTGGACGAATGGTTCACCCTTGACATACGGGATGAGAAAGCCGGTGATTATATACCTCTGTTGG GTTCAAAGGCCCTAAAGCTCCTCAGCGAGGAGAAGGAAAGGGTGGAAACACGACTGACCAATTTGAAGGTCAGTCTCTCTGCGCTCGCGAAGACGGGCAAACAGCAGACAGACCAGTTGAAAAAGGCCACCGCAACGCTTTCTGAACTAGACGCCGCGCTGAAAGCATcgtga